In Procambarus clarkii isolate CNS0578487 chromosome 6, FALCON_Pclarkii_2.0, whole genome shotgun sequence, one DNA window encodes the following:
- the LOC138356085 gene encoding zinc finger protein 99-like, which yields MNSHMLIHTDNKPHKCPECGKRFNRLENMKSHRKVHTFTCPKRERKYKEHRNIIDHILFHIIEKPFQCTECGRKFGERSDIINHMSVHSGDTDLECSVCGKRFERLSDLKRHSIIHTDDKPYKCPKCGKGFNRLWNMKTHMVVHTDYKAHECPECGIKMNNLGAMKKHRIIHTDDKPYKCPVCGKRFNRLGNVNTHMLVHIGVKPHACHECGKRFSQLGNMKRHMKLHEPFQCTERRRKFEECSDIINHISVHSSDNYHECSVCGKRFEKLAVLKKHSIIHTDNKPHKCPECGKRFTRLENMKRHRKVHIFKCPKSEIKYMEHSNIIDNVSLHIIENTFQCTECGRKFGERSDIISHMSEHLGDKYLECSVCGKRFEKLAVLKKHSIIHTDNKPHKCPECGKRFNRLENMKRHRKVHIFKCPKSEIKYMEHSNIIDNVSLHIIENPFQCTECGRNFGERSDIISHMSVHSGDTYLVCSVCDKRFERLSDLKRHSIIHTDDKPYKCPKCGKGFNRLWNMKTHMVVHTDYKAHECPECGIKMSNLGAMKKHRIIHTDDKPYKCPVCGKRFNRLGNVNTHMLVHIGVKPHACSECGKRFRQLGNMKRHMKLHMFKCSKHKRKE from the coding sequence ATGAACAGTCACATGCTAATACATACAGACaataaacctcacaagtgtcccgagtgtgggaaaagattcaatcgacttgaaaatatgAAGAGCCACAGGAAAGTGCATACATTTACGTGTCCTAAGCGTGAAAGAAAATATAAGGAGCATAGAAATATAATAGATCACATATTATTTCATATAATTGAAAAACCTTTCCAGTGTACAGAGTGTGGGAGAAAATTTGGGGAACGTAGTGATATAATCAATCACATGtcggtgcattcaggtgatacagATCTTGAGTGTTCTGTGTGTGGTAAAAGATTTGAGAGGCTCTCAGATTTAAAGAGGCATAGTATTATACATACAGATGATAAGCCTTACAAGTGTCCTAAGTGTGGGAAAGGATTTAATCGTCTTtggaatatgaagactcacatggtgGTGCATACGGATTATAAAGCTCacgagtgtcctgagtgtggTATAAAAATGAATAACCTAGGAGCTATGAAAAAGCATAGGATAATACATACAGATGATAAACCTTACAAGTGTCCcgtgtgtgggaaaagattcaatcgTCTTGGGAATGTGAATACTCACATGTTGGTGCATATAGGTGTTAAACCTCATGCATGTcatgagtgtgggaaaagattcagtcaacttggaaatatgaagaggcacatgaAGTTGCATGAACCTTTCCAGTGTACGGAGCGTCGGAGAAAATTTGAGGAATGTAGTGATATAATCAATCACATTTCAGTGCATTCGAGTGATAATTATCATGAGTGTTCTGTCTGTGGTAAAAGATTTGAGAAGCTTGCAGTTTTAAAGAAGCACAGTATAATACATACAGATaataaacctcacaagtgtcctgagtgtgggaaaagattcactcGACTTGaaaatatgaagaggcacaggaaGGTGCATATATTTAAGTGTCCAAAGAGTGAAATAAAATATATGGAGCATAGCAATATAATAGATAATGTATCATTACATATAATTGAAAACACTTTCCAGTGTACGGAGTGTGGTAGAAAATTTGGGGAACGTAGTGATATAATCAGTCACATGTCGGAGCATTTGGGTGATAAATATCTCGAGTGTTCTGTGTGTGGTAAAAGATTTGAGAAGCTCGCAGTTTTAAAGAAGCACAGTATAATACATACAGATaataaacctcacaagtgtcctgagtgtgggaaaagattcaatcgacttgaaaatatgaagaggcacaggaaGGTGCATATATTTAAGTGTCCAAAGAGTGAAATAAAATATATGGAGCATAGCAATATAATAGATAATGTATCATTACATATAATTGAAAACCCTTTCCAGTGTACGGAGTGTGGGAGAAATTTTGGGGAACGTAGTGATATAATCAGTCACATGtcggtgcattcaggtgatacatatcttgtgtgttctgtgtgtgataAAAGATTTGAGAGGCTCTCAGATTTAAAGAGGCATAGTATTATACATACAGATGATAAGCCTTACAAGTGTCCCAAGTGTGGGAAAGGATTTAATCGTCTTtggaatatgaagactcacatggtgGTGCATACGGATTATAAAGCTCacgagtgtcctgagtgtggTATAAAAATGAGTAACCTAGGAGCTATGAAAAAGCATAGGATAATACATACAGATGATAAACCTTACAAGTGTCCcgtgtgtgggaaaagattcaatcgTCTTGGGAATGTGAATACTCACATGTTGGTGCATATAGGTGTTAAACCTCATGCGtgttcagagtgtgggaaaagattcaggcaacttggaaatatgaagaggcacatgaAGCTGCATATGTTTAAGTGTTCTAAGCATAAaagaaaagaatga